A section of the Agarivorans litoreus genome encodes:
- the ilvY gene encoding HTH-type transcriptional activator IlvY, protein MDVRSVELFLHLSHSLHFAKTSQSMHVSASTLSRVIQRLEDELGSALFTRDKRSVHLTQAGQRFRSFAENWLEQWRMLQMDLSLQSSELAGELTLYCSVTASYSHLPDILDKYRLSCPNADIKLATGDVAMAVDKVANGEVDIAIAARPEQLPLNMAFASISKIPLSIIGPTVSCNVRKLLERNPIPWDQVPFILPEHGPARARIDHWFKAMRITPNVYAKVAGHEAIVSMVALGSGVGIAPEVVVDNSPVRERIQSIAVGVELEPFDLGICMLSRRLHEPLMQRFWQIAARN, encoded by the coding sequence GTGGATGTTCGAAGCGTAGAGCTGTTTTTGCATTTAAGCCACAGCTTGCACTTTGCTAAAACTAGCCAGTCTATGCATGTGAGTGCGTCAACTTTAAGCCGAGTAATTCAGCGGCTTGAGGATGAGCTAGGCAGTGCCTTGTTTACTCGCGATAAACGTAGCGTGCACCTCACGCAAGCGGGGCAGCGCTTTCGTAGCTTTGCCGAAAATTGGTTAGAGCAATGGCGTATGTTGCAAATGGATTTGTCTTTGCAGTCTAGCGAGTTGGCTGGTGAACTCACCTTATATTGCTCGGTTACTGCCAGTTATAGCCACTTGCCAGACATTTTAGATAAGTACCGTTTATCTTGCCCGAATGCCGACATTAAGTTGGCCACCGGTGATGTAGCTATGGCGGTAGATAAGGTAGCCAATGGTGAGGTCGATATTGCAATTGCGGCGCGGCCAGAGCAGTTACCCTTAAACATGGCCTTTGCCAGTATTAGTAAAATTCCTTTATCGATTATTGGCCCTACCGTGTCGTGTAATGTGCGTAAGTTGTTAGAGCGTAACCCTATTCCTTGGGATCAGGTCCCCTTTATTTTGCCGGAGCATGGCCCAGCGCGAGCGCGTATTGATCATTGGTTTAAAGCGATGCGTATTACCCCTAATGTGTATGCCAAGGTTGCTGGTCATGAAGCGATTGTGAGCATGGTGGCCTTGGGCAGTGGAGTGGGTATTGCGCCAGAGGTAGTGGTAGATAACAGCCCAGTTCGCGAGCGTATTCAAAGTATTGCTGTAGGGGTGGAGCTTGAACCTTTTGATTTGGGGATCTGTATGTTATCAAGAAGGTTGCACGAACCGCTGATGCAGCGATTTTGGCAAATAGCCGCACGAAATTAA
- a CDS encoding carbohydrate-binding protein has protein sequence MSVLPKHIKNLLLTSALVAMASLSTVANAAIKVKAENFSQQQGVQTEPTADADGGNNVGYIENGDWVEYAIDVPAAGEYTFAVRVASDTDGGRFVVLANNAEKATVKVKGTGGWQNWVTLENPLKLEAGAQTLRFNFKGSSGYLFNINWFELSAK, from the coding sequence ATGAGCGTATTACCTAAGCATATTAAAAACCTACTACTGACATCGGCCCTGGTTGCCATGGCTAGCCTAAGCACGGTGGCTAATGCTGCAATAAAAGTAAAGGCCGAAAATTTTAGCCAGCAGCAAGGGGTACAAACAGAGCCTACAGCTGATGCTGATGGTGGCAATAATGTCGGTTATATTGAAAATGGCGATTGGGTGGAATATGCCATCGATGTACCCGCTGCGGGCGAGTATACTTTTGCAGTGCGAGTAGCCAGCGATACAGATGGCGGGCGTTTTGTTGTATTAGCGAATAACGCCGAAAAAGCCACGGTAAAGGTAAAAGGAACAGGCGGTTGGCAAAACTGGGTTACTCTAGAGAATCCCCTTAAGCTAGAAGCCGGTGCGCAAACCTTACGTTTTAACTTTAAAGGTTCATCAGGCTATTTGTTTAACATTAACTGGTTTGAGTTAAGCGCAAAATAG
- a CDS encoding KAP family P-loop NTPase fold protein, with the protein MADKKYNFDWSTPLIKENDEEFSADKLNRATYAEFLTQFLLAHSSTGYVLNLNSSWGTGKTYFLKRWQASIQETHPTVYIDAWKQDFSEDPMMTVVASITAQLRDQSQDKDEQAIRKIGSKVWGFCKHAAPEITKALIKKASGVNLDEVIEKGTSGNFTNSPEFTDAAGKIVAAMFKDHEQKLKSIDDFKTSITAFIDAVKSCSGKQNPTFIFVDELDRCRPSYAVEMLEVIKHFFDMPEIIFVVATDTEQLQHAVKAVYGNGFEAGVYLGRFFKRRCTLKEQPRLEFISNHLTYLTNEQTDEFFPKIWPQLDGDKDYFFELLASISDIYVLPLRETEQLVDKILAILVNLRDDKIDLLLLASLMIIHDHYYEYYECIMENRLMKDSKFELHSSDSILRALEGARLTSNISIEIDASNTFPNLKKVINKQPYPIDFESKRYPVNYRTLLSQEIAALMGKNSQFEQSLDNAIIKKSPIQAYYMTAVEIQNVIPNHQKTKYRDWIELATSFE; encoded by the coding sequence GTGGCAGATAAAAAATATAACTTTGATTGGAGTACCCCTTTAATAAAGGAAAATGATGAAGAGTTTTCTGCCGACAAACTTAACCGCGCTACTTACGCTGAATTTCTAACCCAGTTTCTCCTTGCCCATTCTTCCACAGGCTACGTGCTCAATCTCAACTCTAGTTGGGGTACAGGAAAAACCTACTTTCTAAAACGCTGGCAAGCATCTATCCAAGAAACGCACCCCACGGTTTATATCGATGCTTGGAAACAAGACTTCTCTGAAGATCCAATGATGACGGTAGTCGCTTCTATTACCGCTCAACTTCGCGACCAATCACAAGATAAAGATGAACAAGCAATAAGAAAAATAGGAAGTAAGGTGTGGGGCTTTTGCAAACACGCCGCGCCAGAGATAACCAAAGCCTTAATCAAAAAAGCCAGTGGTGTAAACCTAGACGAAGTAATAGAAAAAGGCACTAGTGGCAACTTCACCAACAGCCCCGAATTTACCGATGCAGCGGGTAAAATCGTCGCAGCCATGTTTAAAGACCACGAACAAAAACTCAAAAGCATCGACGATTTTAAAACCAGTATCACCGCCTTTATCGATGCAGTAAAAAGCTGCTCAGGTAAGCAAAACCCTACTTTTATTTTTGTGGATGAATTAGATCGCTGCCGCCCCTCTTATGCGGTGGAAATGCTGGAAGTCATTAAACACTTCTTCGATATGCCTGAAATTATTTTTGTTGTGGCTACCGATACCGAACAATTACAACATGCAGTTAAAGCCGTTTACGGTAACGGCTTTGAAGCGGGTGTTTACCTAGGACGCTTTTTCAAACGTCGCTGTACGCTAAAAGAACAACCACGCTTAGAATTCATCTCCAACCACCTTACTTATTTAACCAACGAGCAAACAGATGAGTTCTTTCCAAAAATATGGCCGCAATTAGATGGCGATAAAGACTACTTTTTCGAGTTGTTAGCTTCCATATCAGATATCTATGTTTTGCCTCTACGAGAAACTGAACAACTAGTTGATAAAATTCTCGCTATCCTAGTCAACCTTCGTGATGACAAAATCGACTTATTGCTACTTGCTTCACTAATGATTATTCATGACCATTATTACGAGTACTACGAATGCATAATGGAAAATCGTTTGATGAAAGATAGCAAATTTGAACTCCATAGTTCTGACTCTATTCTGCGAGCATTAGAAGGCGCTCGATTAACAAGCAACATTTCAATAGAAATTGACGCTTCTAATACTTTTCCAAATTTAAAAAAGGTAATTAATAAACAACCTTACCCCATTGATTTTGAGTCTAAACGCTACCCTGTGAACTATAGGACTTTATTATCACAAGAAATCGCGGCTCTCATGGGAAAAAATAGTCAATTTGAACAATCACTAGACAATGCCATTATCAAAAAATCTCCCATACAGGCTTATTATATGACGGCCGTGGAGATCCAAAATGTTATACCAAACCACCAAAAGACAAAATATAGGGATTGGATCGAGCTAGCCACGAGCTTTGAATAA
- a CDS encoding substrate-binding periplasmic protein: MRIAAYCYLALLWFCAEVSAQELTIATGEHPPFTSHYLNDHGFINAVIKAAFKTSNIHVEYRYLPWQRALSASQAGTYSATSYWAKKQQRNSHFLHSDPLWYGGSILVSLSKNGEYNSLSSLQGKVIGAVRGYTYSEEFWQLGKEQKYEIQEVNSDLQNLKKLLAGRIDAFIIDSVAASALIKNQLTPHQQAAISVSKNYIITASVHLLISRKTHRADLLLKSFNKGLQQIVSDGTYHKISLRYPMIEHGLLKPVTGLK, translated from the coding sequence TTGAGGATTGCCGCTTATTGCTACTTGGCATTGCTTTGGTTTTGCGCTGAGGTCTCAGCGCAAGAGCTAACGATTGCCACCGGAGAACATCCACCTTTTACCTCTCATTACCTAAACGACCATGGCTTCATTAACGCTGTCATTAAAGCTGCGTTTAAAACCAGCAATATACATGTTGAGTACCGTTATTTACCTTGGCAACGCGCTTTAAGCGCTAGCCAAGCTGGAACCTACTCTGCTACGTCTTACTGGGCAAAAAAACAACAAAGAAACAGCCATTTTTTGCATTCTGATCCATTGTGGTACGGAGGAAGTATCTTAGTAAGTTTGTCCAAAAATGGCGAATATAACAGCTTATCCTCACTGCAAGGGAAAGTGATAGGGGCTGTAAGAGGCTATACCTACTCTGAAGAATTTTGGCAATTGGGCAAAGAGCAAAAATATGAAATACAAGAAGTAAATTCTGACTTACAAAACCTTAAAAAGCTCCTCGCAGGCAGAATCGATGCCTTCATCATTGATAGTGTAGCCGCCTCTGCGCTAATAAAAAACCAGCTAACTCCCCACCAACAAGCCGCAATATCAGTGTCCAAGAACTACATTATTACCGCCAGTGTGCACTTGCTGATTTCCCGCAAAACTCATCGCGCAGATCTATTATTGAAGAGTTTTAATAAAGGGCTGCAACAAATTGTTAGCGACGGCACCTACCATAAAATTAGCTTACGTTATCCGATGATAGAACACGGCTTACTGAAGCCAGTTACTGGCTTAAAATAA
- the ilvC gene encoding ketol-acid reductoisomerase: MANYFNTLSLRQKLEQLGKCRFMDRSEFADGCNFIKDWNIVVVGCGAQGLNQGLNMRDSGLNISYALRDAAIKEKRASFVQATDNGFKVGTYEELIPQADMVLNLTPDKQHSNVVETVMPLMKQGSTLAYSHGFNIVEEGMQVREDITVVMVAPKCPGTEVREEYKRGFGVPTLIAVHPENDPQGNGLAIAKAYASATGGDRAGVLESSFVAEVKSDLMGEQTILCGVLQTGAILGYDKMVAEGIEPGYAAKLIQFGWETVTEALKHGGITNMVDRLSNPAKIKCFDLAEELKDLMRPLFEKHMDDIIEGEFSSTMMKDWANDDVNLLKWREETGESGFENAPVSDVEITEQEFFDKGIILVALVKAGVELAFETMVAAGIIEESAYYESLHETPLIANTIARKRLYEMNVVISDTAEYGCYLFSHAAVPLLRDTVNNISLEYIGKGFEEQSNGVDNARLIEVNEALRSHPVEIVGKKLRGYMKDMKKIAVGG; encoded by the coding sequence ATGGCTAATTATTTCAACACCCTAAGCCTACGCCAAAAGCTAGAGCAATTAGGTAAATGTCGTTTTATGGATCGCAGCGAATTTGCTGATGGTTGTAACTTTATTAAAGACTGGAACATCGTTGTAGTGGGTTGTGGCGCTCAAGGCCTAAACCAAGGTCTAAACATGCGTGATTCTGGCCTAAACATTTCTTACGCTTTACGCGATGCTGCCATTAAAGAGAAGCGTGCTTCTTTTGTTCAAGCAACCGACAACGGTTTTAAAGTAGGTACTTACGAAGAGCTTATCCCACAAGCGGATATGGTTCTTAACCTTACTCCAGACAAGCAGCACAGCAACGTTGTTGAAACTGTAATGCCACTTATGAAGCAAGGTTCTACCCTAGCTTACTCACACGGCTTCAACATTGTTGAAGAAGGCATGCAAGTACGTGAAGACATTACCGTAGTAATGGTTGCACCTAAGTGTCCAGGTACTGAAGTACGTGAAGAATACAAACGTGGTTTTGGTGTTCCAACCCTAATCGCTGTTCACCCAGAAAACGACCCACAAGGTAACGGCCTTGCGATTGCTAAAGCTTACGCTTCTGCAACCGGTGGCGACCGCGCTGGTGTTCTAGAATCTTCTTTCGTAGCTGAAGTAAAGTCTGACCTTATGGGTGAGCAAACCATCCTTTGTGGTGTGCTACAAACTGGTGCCATCTTAGGTTACGACAAAATGGTTGCCGAAGGCATTGAGCCAGGTTACGCCGCTAAACTTATCCAGTTTGGTTGGGAAACAGTAACCGAAGCACTTAAGCACGGTGGCATTACCAACATGGTAGATCGCCTATCTAACCCAGCTAAAATCAAGTGTTTTGATCTAGCCGAAGAACTTAAAGACCTAATGCGCCCATTGTTTGAAAAGCACATGGACGACATCATTGAAGGCGAGTTCTCATCAACCATGATGAAAGATTGGGCCAACGACGACGTTAATTTGCTTAAGTGGCGTGAAGAAACTGGCGAAAGCGGTTTTGAAAATGCACCAGTATCAGACGTAGAAATCACTGAACAAGAATTCTTCGACAAAGGCATTATCTTAGTTGCCCTAGTTAAAGCCGGTGTTGAACTAGCATTCGAAACTATGGTTGCTGCAGGCATCATCGAAGAAAGTGCTTACTACGAGTCACTACACGAAACTCCGCTAATTGCTAACACCATTGCCCGTAAGCGTTTATACGAAATGAACGTAGTAATCTCTGATACTGCAGAATACGGTTGTTACCTATTCTCTCACGCTGCTGTGCCACTATTGCGCGACACCGTGAACAACATCAGCCTAGAGTACATTGGTAAAGGTTTTGAAGAGCAAAGCAACGGCGTTGATAACGCTCGCCTTATCGAAGTAAACGAAGCGCTACGTAGCCACCCTGTAGAAATCGTAGGTAAGAAACTTCGTGGCTACATGAAAGACATGAAGAAAATCGCCGTAGGTGGTTAA
- the ubiK gene encoding ubiquinone biosynthesis accessory factor UbiK produces the protein MINPAKIEEIAKQVSDMVPPGLKNAGDEFERKIKQVIQAKLNQLDVVNREDFDVQTQVLLRTREKLTALEQKVAELEEKLSVNTK, from the coding sequence ATGATTAACCCGGCCAAGATAGAAGAGATTGCTAAACAAGTTAGCGATATGGTACCGCCAGGATTGAAAAATGCGGGCGATGAGTTTGAGCGTAAAATAAAGCAAGTCATTCAGGCAAAGTTGAATCAACTTGATGTGGTTAATCGCGAAGACTTCGATGTACAAACTCAAGTGCTATTGCGCACTCGTGAAAAACTGACTGCCTTAGAGCAAAAAGTCGCGGAATTAGAAGAAAAACTAAGCGTAAACACTAAATAA
- the ybaK gene encoding Cys-tRNA(Pro) deacylase — MTPAVQQLKKAKQDFQLLEYKSDPQQANFGQASAEKLGLAEELVFKTLVACDDSNPKNMVVAIVPVSGQLDLKALAKAASIKKMRMAEVPIAERTTGYVKGGISPFGQKKRLPTFIDSSAEQFAEVVVSAGKRGLSLQLKASVLQTVLGAQFAKLSQ, encoded by the coding sequence ATGACTCCCGCAGTACAACAACTTAAAAAAGCTAAACAAGACTTTCAGTTGCTGGAATACAAGAGCGACCCGCAGCAAGCCAATTTTGGCCAAGCCAGCGCTGAAAAATTGGGTTTAGCCGAAGAGCTGGTATTTAAAACCTTAGTGGCCTGTGACGACAGTAACCCCAAAAACATGGTGGTGGCGATAGTTCCGGTAAGTGGCCAACTTGATCTAAAGGCGCTGGCGAAAGCGGCTAGCATTAAGAAGATGCGCATGGCAGAAGTGCCAATTGCCGAGCGGACCACGGGTTACGTTAAAGGAGGCATTAGCCCCTTTGGTCAAAAAAAGCGATTGCCTACGTTTATTGATAGTAGTGCCGAGCAATTTGCTGAAGTAGTGGTCAGTGCTGGTAAACGAGGATTGTCTTTGCAACTTAAAGCCAGTGTGTTGCAAACTGTGTTGGGAGCGCAGTTTGCTAAACTTAGCCAATAA
- a CDS encoding methyl-accepting chemotaxis protein: MEYFKSFSIRQKLYMLVGLAISVLVALQLLSMQELKRSLLNDRIDKLKALVEVTTDSVEYYRQLFLSGKLSEQEAKGQALSLVRGLRYEGGQYLFVVDKSMKMLAYGVNLEKENTNWSQVKDPNGVYLIQEMWKQVNANGVAQVNYQWNKPNQTELSDKVTYAKGIEGWNWLVATGIYVDDVDAIFQQKLLSSLVYWLLTLVVLGGGAWVIGKGIYQPVQGLLAVMQQVAQNKDLTVRAAESGGQEVSAMGKAFNNMLDSFDLSLQEVASAVSQVSSSSEELSVITDSSRKGLKQQAAEIDQVATAVSQLSVSVDDVAEHTNNTSAQTKQTMDQANQGFGTVVAARASVSQLADDVEQAAQVIQGLEQESEHIGSILTVISSIAEQTNLLALNAAIEAARAGDQGRGFAVVADEVRTLAKRTQDSIGEIESMIKRLQNGSQNAVKVMMQSKTNVDQSVAQMEQVKTALDGMNQGVNIISDMSERVSSSLYEQTQVANDIKENVVAISSVAEHTAVSAEQISAASKELSSLAVHLHQVTSAFKVQ, translated from the coding sequence ATGGAATACTTTAAATCTTTCTCTATTCGTCAAAAACTTTATATGCTGGTGGGCTTAGCCATATCGGTATTAGTGGCTTTACAGCTTCTTTCTATGCAAGAACTTAAACGCAGCTTGTTAAATGATCGTATCGACAAATTAAAAGCGTTAGTTGAAGTTACCACTGACAGTGTTGAATACTATCGCCAGCTTTTCTTAAGCGGTAAATTAAGCGAGCAAGAGGCAAAAGGCCAAGCTTTATCTTTAGTTAGAGGCTTACGTTATGAAGGTGGTCAATACCTATTTGTTGTAGATAAAAGCATGAAAATGCTGGCATACGGGGTTAATTTAGAAAAAGAAAACACCAATTGGTCTCAAGTTAAAGATCCCAATGGCGTGTATCTCATTCAAGAGATGTGGAAGCAAGTTAACGCCAATGGTGTTGCTCAAGTTAACTATCAATGGAACAAGCCTAATCAAACGGAATTAAGTGATAAGGTTACCTATGCCAAAGGTATTGAAGGCTGGAACTGGCTTGTGGCTACTGGCATTTATGTTGATGATGTTGATGCTATTTTCCAGCAAAAGTTACTTTCTTCACTAGTTTATTGGCTTTTAACCTTAGTGGTATTAGGTGGCGGTGCTTGGGTAATAGGTAAAGGTATCTATCAGCCGGTGCAAGGTTTGCTAGCGGTAATGCAGCAAGTTGCACAAAACAAAGATCTTACTGTTCGCGCAGCTGAATCCGGCGGGCAGGAAGTGAGTGCCATGGGCAAGGCCTTCAACAATATGCTCGACAGCTTTGATCTTAGTCTTCAAGAAGTGGCTTCGGCGGTAAGCCAAGTATCAAGTTCGTCGGAAGAGCTCTCAGTGATTACCGACAGTTCCCGCAAAGGCCTCAAGCAACAAGCTGCCGAAATCGACCAAGTCGCTACAGCGGTATCGCAGCTGAGTGTATCGGTAGATGATGTTGCGGAGCATACCAATAATACCTCTGCTCAAACGAAGCAAACCATGGATCAAGCCAACCAAGGATTTGGTACCGTAGTGGCGGCGCGTGCATCGGTAAGCCAATTGGCCGACGATGTAGAGCAAGCCGCCCAAGTTATTCAAGGTTTAGAGCAAGAGAGTGAGCATATTGGCTCAATCCTTACTGTTATAAGCAGCATTGCCGAACAAACAAATTTGCTGGCGCTAAACGCTGCCATTGAAGCTGCCCGAGCCGGCGACCAAGGCCGTGGTTTTGCGGTGGTAGCCGATGAAGTTAGAACCCTAGCTAAGCGAACTCAAGACTCAATTGGCGAAATTGAATCAATGATTAAGCGTTTACAAAATGGCTCGCAAAATGCGGTTAAGGTGATGATGCAAAGCAAAACCAATGTTGATCAAAGTGTGGCTCAAATGGAGCAAGTGAAGACTGCACTTGATGGCATGAACCAAGGAGTTAATATCATTAGCGATATGAGCGAGCGAGTGTCTAGTTCCTTATACGAACAAACTCAAGTAGCCAATGATATTAAAGAAAATGTAGTGGCGATTAGCTCAGTTGCCGAACATACCGCAGTGAGTGCCGAGCAAATTTCAGCGGCTAGCAAAGAGCTTTCAAGCTTGGCGGTGCACTTGCATCAAGTGACTAGCGCCTTTAAAGTCCAGTAA
- a CDS encoding DNA alkylation repair protein, translated as MTEQMLMKNGLAEPAVQRIAKGIVAVYPKFDCEQFVDLALDGLEELELKQRVNHIIGVLQQTLPEDFSQTCKLLTALPHHWDRGDPDDSLRGFAIWPVTDYVAVAGIAHPQHAFKALAALSPLFSAEFAIRPFIEKYPEQSWEQLLAWTTSDDEHLRRLASEGCRPRLPWGAQLKELIADPAPILPILEALKNDSSLYVRRSVANNLNDIAKDHPELVLDLCQVWQKGANADLQWLIKHATRSLVKQGHPKSFPLLGYTAEPQVDIEEFVLLNSELTMGETLSFAVALRAQKPQQKFVLDYAIHFMKANGNTAAKVFKLKNVSLAQGEMFAMEKSHSFKVISTRCYYPGEHFVAIHINGQERARLAFTLNT; from the coding sequence ATGACTGAACAAATGCTAATGAAAAACGGCCTCGCAGAACCTGCGGTGCAGCGCATTGCCAAAGGGATTGTGGCGGTCTATCCCAAGTTCGACTGTGAACAATTTGTTGATTTAGCTCTTGATGGTTTAGAGGAGTTAGAACTTAAGCAGCGGGTTAATCATATTATTGGGGTATTACAACAAACTCTGCCTGAAGACTTTTCACAAACCTGCAAATTACTCACCGCTCTACCGCATCATTGGGATCGCGGTGACCCAGACGACAGCCTACGCGGTTTTGCTATTTGGCCGGTCACCGACTACGTTGCAGTGGCCGGAATAGCGCATCCTCAGCATGCCTTTAAGGCTTTGGCTGCATTAAGCCCATTATTTAGTGCGGAATTTGCTATTCGTCCATTTATTGAAAAGTATCCTGAACAAAGTTGGGAGCAGTTACTTGCTTGGACAACCAGTGACGATGAACACTTGCGACGCTTAGCGAGCGAAGGTTGTAGGCCGCGCCTTCCTTGGGGAGCGCAACTAAAAGAGTTGATCGCAGACCCCGCACCAATTTTACCGATCCTCGAAGCGCTTAAAAATGATAGTAGTTTGTATGTTCGTCGTTCAGTGGCAAATAATCTAAATGACATCGCTAAAGACCATCCAGAGTTAGTTCTGGATCTTTGCCAAGTGTGGCAAAAAGGTGCAAATGCCGATCTACAGTGGTTAATAAAACATGCCACACGAAGCTTAGTTAAGCAGGGCCACCCTAAAAGTTTTCCATTATTAGGTTATACCGCTGAGCCACAGGTAGATATTGAGGAGTTTGTATTGCTCAATAGTGAGCTAACAATGGGCGAAACTCTTAGCTTTGCCGTGGCCTTGCGAGCCCAAAAACCTCAACAAAAGTTTGTGCTGGATTACGCCATTCACTTTATGAAGGCTAACGGCAATACCGCAGCAAAGGTATTTAAGCTAAAAAACGTGAGCTTAGCTCAAGGCGAAATGTTTGCGATGGAGAAAAGCCATTCTTTTAAAGTAATTTCTACCCGTTGCTATTACCCAGGTGAGCATTTTGTTGCTATTCATATTAATGGCCAAGAGCGGGCACGATTAGCCTTCACGCTTAATACTTAA
- a CDS encoding glycine zipper 2TM domain-containing protein: MKNFILLLFCSFVLAGCASEPITVLRTSHGEVISEQTVSKTKSSGLATVGGAAIGGLLGNQVGGGRGKTVATVAGAVAGGAAGHQVTKTEELHYQYVVQMDDGEKFILETKTKRQPIGAKVVVENLSNGRERINVLP, from the coding sequence ATGAAAAACTTCATCTTATTGCTTTTTTGTAGCTTTGTTCTTGCAGGTTGTGCCTCTGAGCCGATTACCGTATTGCGCACCTCTCACGGGGAAGTGATTAGCGAACAAACGGTTTCTAAAACTAAATCTAGCGGTTTAGCGACAGTAGGTGGTGCAGCCATTGGCGGTTTGTTAGGCAACCAAGTTGGCGGCGGCCGCGGTAAAACTGTAGCCACTGTTGCTGGCGCGGTAGCTGGTGGTGCAGCCGGGCACCAAGTAACAAAAACCGAAGAGTTGCATTATCAATATGTTGTTCAAATGGACGACGGTGAAAAATTCATTTTGGAAACCAAAACTAAACGCCAGCCAATTGGCGCCAAAGTAGTGGTGGAGAACCTGTCTAATGGGCGTGAGCGGATTAATGTATTACCCTAA
- a CDS encoding carbohydrate binding domain-containing protein, with protein MKGFYVFFTAVASCFLAACASTESSDSTGKNDQFAIPMMVTYTLNNGKGWEKVSAGLQGWGDGVADFSLANEQANIKIKKKASNPWHVQLKRPVALLEDMKYELSVEASASEPSNMVIAVQQNYGEYITYFYRTELVGTESKLYTYEFTMPSDERKGTFSIMFGEGDSGVSYSLSDIKLNSTY; from the coding sequence ATGAAAGGTTTTTATGTTTTTTTTACTGCCGTTGCAAGTTGTTTTCTAGCGGCCTGTGCCAGCACCGAAAGCTCTGATAGCACCGGCAAAAATGATCAGTTCGCAATTCCAATGATGGTCACCTACACCCTTAACAACGGCAAAGGCTGGGAAAAAGTGAGCGCAGGCTTACAAGGCTGGGGAGATGGTGTTGCAGATTTCAGTTTAGCGAATGAACAGGCCAATATTAAAATCAAAAAGAAAGCCAGTAACCCTTGGCATGTCCAATTAAAGCGCCCAGTTGCTTTATTGGAAGATATGAAATACGAATTAAGTGTTGAGGCTTCGGCCAGCGAACCAAGCAATATGGTGATTGCTGTTCAGCAAAACTACGGTGAATACATAACCTATTTTTACCGTACCGAATTAGTTGGTACTGAAAGCAAACTCTACACTTATGAATTCACCATGCCTAGTGATGAAAGGAAGGGAACGTTCTCTATTATGTTTGGCGAAGGCGACTCGGGAGTTAGCTACAGCCTTAGTGACATTAAATTGAATTCCACCTATTAG
- a CDS encoding substrate-binding periplasmic protein, with protein sequence MRLLCCLLLIVNWNVLATELAPAKFSTSMVKPWGFKNAELHEQGLLVQFTRALTAEARLSFSNEMRPYPRVIKEIKSGTADFAVMFASPKAEQIAVDLGKVVTVKVVAIANAGGQPIDSIDKLKGKRVGVIRGSAYGPDIDDNPDIERVSFNDTAQGIQMLLLERIDVMVATNYAINYALHELHIEPERITPIYHLATRYGHLYWSRSSVQKEQAKRLRQALVSLREGGVLDNIFALDGTLANYH encoded by the coding sequence ATGCGGCTACTGTGTTGCTTACTGTTAATTGTGAATTGGAATGTGTTAGCCACAGAGCTTGCACCTGCCAAGTTTTCAACCAGCATGGTGAAGCCTTGGGGTTTTAAAAACGCTGAGTTGCATGAACAGGGTTTATTGGTTCAATTTACGCGCGCACTTACTGCCGAAGCTAGGCTTTCTTTTAGTAATGAAATGCGCCCTTACCCAAGAGTGATCAAGGAAATTAAATCTGGCACTGCTGATTTTGCGGTAATGTTTGCTAGCCCTAAGGCTGAGCAGATAGCCGTGGATTTGGGCAAGGTGGTCACGGTTAAAGTGGTTGCTATTGCCAATGCGGGAGGGCAGCCGATAGATAGCATTGATAAGTTAAAAGGGAAAAGAGTTGGAGTGATTCGTGGTTCAGCCTATGGCCCAGATATTGACGATAACCCAGATATTGAAAGGGTTAGCTTTAATGATACCGCCCAAGGCATTCAAATGTTGCTGCTAGAGCGTATAGATGTGATGGTTGCCACTAATTATGCGATTAACTACGCCCTGCATGAATTACATATTGAGCCGGAGCGCATAACACCTATTTATCATTTAGCTACGCGTTATGGGCATTTGTATTGGTCGCGCTCGTCCGTGCAAAAGGAGCAAGCAAAGCGCTTAAGACAAGCGTTAGTTAGCTTAAGGGAAGGAGGGGTGTTAGATAACATTTTTGCTCTAGACGGTACGTTGGCTAATTACCACTAA